The Thamnophis elegans isolate rThaEle1 chromosome Z, rThaEle1.pri, whole genome shotgun sequence DNA window tccttccttcctttcttctcatttcccttccttcatttcttcctcccttctcctttcttttccttccttctctccctccctctctcttttccttcctccctttccttctcatttctcctccttctcatttctttccttccttctttccttccttccttccctcccttcctctctcctcccttcctttgggATACGAGCCACAATGGGTTTGGGGGGAACTTTGCGAATGGCCAACCTGTTTCCTGCTTGGCTCCCTCCTTCACAGAGTGTTCCtgcccctcccttctcccctaaGTGACTCTGGGAGGTTTACAAACACACAACGTAACACAACCACACAAACAAACTCCTGGCCCAACGCCCAGAGAGGGAAACAGAGTCCAAAACCAGGTAAAACGTACATCTTTTGCCCCTAGAGACACCAGAAGGGGAAAAGAATCCGCTTAATGACGGAGGGTTTGTTCAACAGCCACCAGAAAAGGGGGTGCAAGAGCTGCACATTTTATAACCGGGAAGGGCTGCAGTGGGCAGGCTCCCTGGATGGCCGTACGTCGAGGACTGCCTCTGAGGGCGAAATCATTGAAATAAGCGGACGGTTTTACAGCCTATTTATGGGCCCCAGAATCGGTCAACCCGCGCATGGCTGGACCGGATTAATTGCGGTTTCACCGGGATTAAAAGCTGATCACGCCACACCACATGCGCCAGCCGGTCAGCGTTTACCCCCCTGTCCCGGCTGTGACCTGCCTCCGTCCCTGCCTCCTCCAGCTCCTTTCAAAAAGGAAAGAGACTAAATTCCACTTTCCTGCAGCGCCGTTGCATTTAAATCCCGCTTTTGTGCAACGTTGCATCCAAATCCCACTTGTATGCCACGTTGCATTTAAATTCCGCTTTTATGCAACGTTGCATTTAAATCCCGCTTTGATTAAACCTTGCAtttaaattccattttttaaCCTTTCACCCAAATTCCACTTTGATTAAACGTTGCATTTAAATTCCTTTTTAACCTTTCACCCACTTTTATTAAACGCTGCATTTAAATTCCACTTTTATTAAACGTTGCATTTAAATTCCACTTTTATTAAACGTtgcatttaatttccattttttaacCTTTCACCCAAATTCCACTTTGATTAAACGTTGCATTTAAATTCCTTTTTTAACCTTTCACCCACTTTTATTAAACGTTGCATTTAAATTCCACTTTTATTAAACATTGCACCCAAATTCCACTTTGATTAAACGTTGCAtttaaattccattttttaaCCTTTCACCCAAATTCCACTTTGATTAAACGTTGCATTTAAATTCCTTTTTTAACCTTTCACCCACTTTTATTAAACGCTGCATTTAAATTCCTTTTTTAACCTTTCACCCACTTTTATTAAACGCTGCATTTAAATTCCACTTTTATTAAACCTTTCACCCAAATTCCACTTTGATTAAACGTTGCATTTAAATTCCACTTTTATTAAACCTTTCACCCAAATTCCACTTTGATTAAACGTTGCATTTAAATTCCACTTTTATTTTCACCCAAATTCCACTTTGATTAAACGTTGCATTTAAATTCCACTTTTATTAAACCTTTCACCCAAATTCCACTTTGATTAAACGTTGCATTTAAATTTTATTAACTTTTCACCCAAATTCCACTTTGATTAAACGTTGCATTTAAATTTTATTAACTTTTCACCCAAATTCCACTTTAATTAAACGTTGCATTTAAATTTCACTTTTATTAAACCTTTCACCCAAATGCCACTTTGATTAAACGCTGCATTTAAATCCCACTTTGATTCAACGTTGCACCCAAATTCCACTTTGATTCAACGTTGCATTTAAATCCCACTTTGATTCAACGTTGCGCCAAACCCCCCGGGATGAAGGTGACACCCCATCAATCCCAACCTATGTCCCGCTGTCTCCCTTCTTTTGCAGGCGGTCCCGGAAAAACAGAGACCAAAGGCAGAGTCATTGTCCCAAGAAGAATTGGGGAAAAAGCATCAATCTACGGTATGTggtcttttctctccccccccccccaatccctttTTTTTGGGACAGGGGGGTCTTTGCAGCAATATTTGGGGGATTAATTTTGATGGCACATGGGGTGAATGAAGCAAGGCAAAGAAAGAGGAAGTAGCTATTTCAGCtgctctcttcctattttcttcctaTTGAGGAAGTGGGAAGGGACTACAGGTCCCATGCTTCCTAttggaagatgggtggactccaactcccagaattccctagcccagCGTATCACTTTCCCATTTAATTCAGGGCTTCTAACCCATTTTTTTAACCCgtttattgatttaatttgtgttgttgttttggggAGTTTGCTAAATTCAAGATATATTACGCCTGCTGAATTCCCACCGTCTATTAAGAAAGTTTCCCGATTCACAAAAATTGGCATCCTTTTTGGATTTTCTAGCCGCATTTCTTCTTCGTGCTGAATTCTCGGGGACCTTTTCCTCCCTGGGGAGTTCTGGAAATCGAAATCCGCAGATCTTAATAGTTGTGAAGGTGGACACACACTCGGCTTAGACAAACCACAACTCGCACCCGCCTATTAATGGCTCCCCGCCCAGCCATCTTCCACCCACGATCTTATGATTATTAATTTCATCATCCTCCCTTCTGGGTGTCGTCCGTTTCTGAGGTCAAGGAAATAGTCACCCCGAAACTCCTTTCTGGCTTCGACAACAGCTGGCAAGTTGTCGTCATCCTCAACTTTGTCGAGTGACAAAGTTACAAGGAGCTGAGAAAAGCGACTTAGGACCAGTCCTCATACTTACAACCGTGGGAGCATCTCCCCGACGCTCACGTGGTGAACAATTGGGGCACCTTGTCAGAAAACAGATAGAGGGAGTTCTTGACTTGACGCTTGGCcgttgactcgtatttatgacagtcaaaCGGTCCcggggggtgggaggaggagtATCACATGATCCCCCGGGAAGCTGGGTTCACTTAACGGCCGTGTGACTTGCTTTTACAGCGGCGGGGATTTGCTTCATCCTCGTGAGCCAAAACTGAGTCAAAACACAACTTCGCTGGGCCACTTAGCCACAGGAAtggtggtcgtaaattgaggactgcccttatgtatatatttttaaggAAATAGGCTTATTCAGGGGTAATGgacaatgacaataaaagctGTGTTATACCAGGGAAATCTGCTAGGGATAATGAAACGCAGCGGGGGGCACTAAAGCAGATTAGTCtctacagcccccccccccccttttcaaagGGGGCTGCAGAGAGATtggattggggtgggggtgggggtgacatCTGCcagagggaaaaaagggggggaggctgTCCTGGCATGAGGATCTGTTATTTTACAAGCtcaggaaaaaaagagattcCGGATCCTTTGCCCGAAAACACAGAAATGGTCAGATTCGAACTCAGGATCCCgggttaatctttttttttttaaattttcccccCTGTTTTCTCCCACCAGGAAACAAAATCCTTCGCGGTGGGGATTTTTAAAGGCCAGATCATCACTGAGCAAGTTTTCCCTTATCCTTCAGGTAaaaggagttgggggggggaggggacagGTGTGTTTGTGGGTCTGTGGGTTTTGTGAGTGTGGGGGATTGGCTGGTTCAGCACATGGATGTATGTGTGAAACGGCACCTGGTTTCCTGGCTTGCTGGCAGTTGAGGCCTGTTTGCAAAAGAGCGGGGGGCTCTTAGAGTCcccggcgcccccccccccactgatggggaggggggttcccaggagggggggggttgtgctGGCACGacggcagtcctcgacttacaaccgcaatgGCAAACAAGCATTTCCGGCGCTCGGCAAGGTTAAACGAGCCACGTTTAATTTTGCAACTTATTTTCCCACTGTCGGTCATTGGAATCGCTAAGGTTGTTAAACGAGTCACGTGGCCGTTAAGGGAAtccggatcccccccccccccaccattgactttgctggccagaagccagcagggaaggtcgcAAACCGGGGGATTCCCCTGAATCCCGTGAGCGTGGGGGAAATGCTTCAACGGTTGTAAGTATGAGGACTGGGCCGAAGTCTCTTTTCTCAGTTCCTTGTAACTTTGGAGGGTCACTAAGCGAAttcgttgtaagtcaagaactaattTTTGATTTCGAAATGGGTTCTTCATTGCGTCGTGTTTGGGTTTTTGCAACGCTGCAatggtcgtatgtcaaggacggttataaatcccttttttcagtgccgttgcagcTTTGCATTGTCGCTAAACGACTggacgtaagtcgaggactggtcGTAAGtcccctttttaaaatttgaatagtcactaaacaaatggacACAAGTCGAGGACTGGACCTAAGTCCCCCTTTTTTAaagttcaaatggtcattaagcaagtggccataagtcgaggtctGGCCGTAAGTTACTTTTTCCAGAGTCATGGTAACGTCGAACATTTGCGGAACAAACggatgtaagtcgaggagtagTCGGCCACTTTTAAACGAACGGATGTTACGTCTGAGGACTCTCCCGCCCCAAATAACGGCCCCTTCTGGTTTTCTCACAGTCCTCAATGAGGAGCAGACGCAAACGTTGCGGGAGCTGGTGGATCCCGTCGCTCGCTTCTTTGAGGTGAGGGGGTGAAGAGTGGCGGCCGTTGGGTTGGGGGGGGCAGGTGGGAGGTCAGCGCGCCGTAAAACAATGCCCCCCCTTTCCCGTTTCCGCAGGAGATGAACAACCCGTCCCGGAATGAGGAGCTGGGGCAAGTGCAGGAGAAGACGATGAGGGGCCTGAAGGAGATGGGGGCTTTCGGGTTGCAGGTGCCCACCACCTTTGGGGGTCTGGGGCTCACCAACACCCAGGTCAGTCCtacaccacccccacccccgagggAGGGGGCTCGGATCTTCGGAGGCTGCGCATGCTTTGAGGCGTCCGATTCCGGTCCTTGAACAGagcccccctctctcctctctgcctccccccccccagtatgcCCGCATGGTGGAAATCGTGGGGATGCACGACCTGGGGGTGGGCATCACCCTTGGCGCCCACCAGTCCATCGGCTTCAAGGGCATCCTGCTCTACGGCTCCCGGGAGCAGAAGAAGAAGTATTTGCCCAAGTTGGCAACCGGTAAGGACGGGCATGTGAGGGGGGGACTCTGCCAGGGCGGGACGGAGCGCAAGGGACGCCCACCCCGCCAAGCCAGATGGTCTGTTTCTGACTGAGGCTGAGAAGAGAAGATATTTTATTTCTCCTTCTTTTGtttatcttttctttattttattcctcttttattttatttttaaaaatgttttatttatgcttcatttatttatttattttaggtttATTTTCTGTAGGATGTTTTATTTATGCTTGTATGTTATCTTTATGGTGCGTTTTActtaacttatttattttaattctgtttctattataaattgtttttattaattgATTGTTTTATTGATGAtctttgtgtttattttatttaggttttctttgttttacgtttaatgtttattttatttagcttttatttattttacgtttaatgtttattttatttagcttttatttattttacgattaatgtttattttatttagcttttatttattttacgtttaatgtttattttatttagctttgatttattttacgtttaatgtttattttatttagcttttatttattttacctttaatgtttattttatttagcttttatttattttacgtttaatgtttattttatttagcttttatttattttacgtttaatgtttattttatttagcttttatttattttacgtttaatgtttattttatttagcttttatttattttacgattaatgtttattttatttagctttgatttattttacgtttaatgtttattttatttagctttgATTTATTGTacgtttaatgtttattttatttagcttttatttattttacgtttaatgtttattttatttagcttttatttattttacgtttaatgtttattttatttagctttgatttattttacgattaatgtttattttatttcctttatttgttttgtttttttattttatttatgttttgttattttatgtgttttatatgtttatgtttattttaaatatgatttatttctgTTTGTATTCATAGATTATCTTTGTTTTTTTACTTACATTTCATTTctattatatattgtttttattgattgattgttttGTTGATTATCtgggtttattttatttgttttattgattttattttatttatttttatgtttaatctactttatttgcttcattttgttttttattttatttatatttgattattttatttttgttttatttatatttatattttatgttttatttgttttttatttatttcatttgtattatgtttttattgactgttttatttatttatttatttattatgtctgtttgtgtttattttattattcggTTTGTGTCCCAGTTTTCGTTGCGCATCTCATCAAGGCAGCACCTCCATTTTTcgcacaacagccctgtgaggtgggttgggctgagagagagagggagactggACCAAAGGCACCTAGATGGCTTTTCTAAGGTGGatctagaactcaccatcgcctggcgattggcctaaagtcacccagcaacctttatggctaaggcaggactagaactcaccatctcctggtgattaacACAGCCAGCCATCTtttctaaggtggaactagaattcaccgtcacctggtgattgtcccaaagtcatccGGCCAGCTGTCGCAGCTTAGCcgggactagaattccccgtCTCTTGctgattggccaaagtcacccagcccgcTTCCatttctaaggcaggactagaactcacgcgTCCTCGCGATTGGCCCAAGGGCACCCAATCGGCTTTCATGATGgttgtgggactagaactcccggtctccCGCTTTCTCGTCCTATCACTTTCAACTCCACGCCAAGCTTTTTGTTCTGGCCCAGCTCCCAGAACACGACAAACCACCTTAAGTTAAATCAAGGATTTATTGAATTAGAAGCGCGATTTAACCATTTTGGCCGGCAGGGAGATTAATAATTCGTCCCGAGGTCTGGCCCATaggtttccactgctctcctctcccctctcctctgccGCAACACTTTCTCTTACATTTCCTTTGCCTGCCGCTTGGGTTTTGTGGTgtgctgggggagggaggggggagggcataGAGGAACACCTTTCGTGTTACTTTCCCCTCCacgcccctccccccacccaggtGAGACCATCGCCGCGTACTGCCTGACCGAGAACACCAGCGGCTCCGACGCGGCCTCGATCCGGAGCAGAGCCGAACTAAGCCCTTGCGGTACCTACTACACTCTCAATGGGAGCAAATTGTGGATCAGGTGAGGCGGCCTCGGGACTCAGGGGAGGGGAACGACACACAGgtgatgtgcccccccccccatcattcaTAGAACGTCTTTAAAAGGGATTGAAATACAGgccatcctcgacttacgaccgtttgtTTAGCGACCGctggaagttacaacagcactggaacaAGGGACTTAAGACCatgtttcacatttacgaccgttgccGCACCCcgccatggtcaaaattcagattctggaCAACTGTcttctatttatgacggttgtagaatcctggggggggaggggccCATTTTTGCAGCCTGATTCTGATCACTCCTCCTGCTCCGGGGTGGCATTTAATTCCGATTTGATTGATTAGTTCAGAGTTAATGAATTCTGATTTTGATTGATCAGGATTGATTCCAGTTCTGGAGACGGGGCTCAAATCTAAATTTTTTGCATATCAATATTGCCGATAAAGAAGGTCGTTCCGAACTTATAGCCAGAACGGGAAGCAGAATTTCCGTCGCTTAGTGAGACAGTGGTCCTGGGAATCATGCTGAATTTTTCTCACCTGTTTTTCCATGATCGTTAAACattggtcgttaagtgaatccagtggtggttaagtgaatcgggcttccccgtaGACTTCCGCTTCTCTGAAAGACCGGTCAGGTGACTTCCTGGACACCACGACCGTCGTAAATGCGTGCtggttgccaagaatctgaattttgccaTACCGAGGATGCCGCgacggttgtaaatgtgaggacagAGCCCAAGACACTTGTTTTCCCTTTGGCGTGGTAAATTCAAACGGTTGCTAAACAGGTCTGCCGTTCCCTGTACAAATGACAGAGAAAGCAGAAGGCGAAAGAGGGAAATAAATAACAAGGTTTCAATTTGGGGAGGGTCTTTTGCAAGGGTCCTAAATCTGCCTTTTTTCACCCAGCAATGGCGGCATCGCCGACATATTCACCGTCTTTGCCAAAACCCCGCAGCAAGACGAGACGGGGAAGATGAAGGACAAGATCACGGCCTTCATCGTGGAGCGGTCTTTTGAGGGGGTCACCAGGTGAGCTGTCGAGGGACACCCCTCCCCTATATCCGAGCATTGGCATTTTTGGTTCTTTTTGGGGTGCGGAGATGGGGAGCCCCTCCCCACGTCTTGAGCCGGTAGGGTGAAGTTTGGggcagggcagagaagagcaaaacacacacacatactcggGGGTCTCCTGTGATtggggtctctaaccttggcaactttaagactggtggacttcaactcccagaattcctccgccaGCTTGGCTAGTCTTCAAGTCTctgcctgcttactctcttgcAATCCCTTCCTCCGCGATCGCTCCACTCTAGGGAGTAGGAGGATTCATTTAAAAAGGCATCATTGAATGGGGATGTCAAGTTTCCAAAGGATGCCGTAATTGATTCATAATACTCGAGCCAATGTTTTAGTACAAAAACCAGTGATTTAGTAATAGCTTCGTTAGGCAAGATTTGTTCACAGTCAAGTCTTTCctttcagtctgtgtcataaatcacattacccaCTAGATACACCCCCTCCCACTCATTCTGTCCCCATGACAACACGGAGCGttgacaggggaattctgggagttgaagtccacgagtcttaaaagtggccaagcttGAAGACCCCTGTTCTGGGGGTGTGCtaattttccctccttccctccctcccccgcagTGGCCCCCCCGAGAAGAAGATGGGCATCAAAGCGTCCAACACAGCCGAAGTCCACTTTGATAATGTCCGAGTGCCGGTGGAGAACGTTCTAGGTGCACCAGGCGCCGGCTTCAAGGTGGCCATGAATATCCTGAACAACGGGCGCTTCGGCATGGCGGCCGCTATGGCGGGCACCATGCGGGCACTCATTCACAAGGcggtgagtgactttgggcccccCACTTGCTTCCcaggtgccccccccctcctAGAAGTTATCGCCCGGGGCGTATTCCCCTCCATCCCCTTATACCGGCAgacctcgacttaacgaccgcgAGTGAGGCCAAATTTTTCCGTGACTAAGCGAGACGGTTCTTCGGTGAGTCTTGCACCGTTTTAcggcaacctttcttgccaaggttgttaagcgaatcactgtggtAAGTCTAATGCAGGCAGTATTTGACTTATAACCTTGTGGccaggtgagttttgcccccttttacgacctcgCTTGCCAAGGTTGTCCAGTGAGTCCCaccgtcattaagcgaatccggcacccccgttgactttgcttgaggGAATGGTGTGacacctgcccccccctcccgtgacgttgcgaccatcataaatatgaatagatTTCCAAGCgtccggattttgatcacgtcactgcagtggtcataagtgtgaaaaaatggtcgtaagtgtgaaaaaatggtcgtaagtgtgaaaaaatggtcgtaagtgtgaaaaaacactcctaagtcacttatttcagtgtCCTTGGacctttgaatggttgctgagtggatggttgtaagtcgaggattagcattttccccccttctaaATCctactctcttctttttccctttctcttcttcccaaaGGTGGATTTTGCTGCCAACCGAACtcaatttggggaaaaaatccacACTTTCGGAGGCATTCAGGAGAAACTCGCCCGCATGGCGCTCCTCCACTACGTGACAGAGGTACGAGCGCGCAAAGCGGGTTGGACGccttgaggactagaaacttagTTCTTCCGAAAGATACCGATACTGACCATgccttgaaggggaaaaaaattagccCATAACAACATTAAAAACCCTTTCTGTGATATTTGTAGTCCTGGCCATAACGACCG harbors:
- the ACADVL gene encoding very long-chain specific acyl-CoA dehydrogenase, mitochondrial, with product MAALRLSPRFFLGLGALRGTGCPPARLYAAQAAAAQAVPEKQRPKAESLSQEELGKKHQSTETKSFAVGIFKGQIITEQVFPYPSVLNEEQTQTLRELVDPVARFFEEMNNPSRNEELGQVQEKTMRGLKEMGAFGLQVPTTFGGLGLTNTQYARMVEIVGMHDLGVGITLGAHQSIGFKGILLYGSREQKKKYLPKLATGETIAAYCLTENTSGSDAASIRSRAELSPCGTYYTLNGSKLWISNGGIADIFTVFAKTPQQDETGKMKDKITAFIVERSFEGVTSGPPEKKMGIKASNTAEVHFDNVRVPVENVLGAPGAGFKVAMNILNNGRFGMAAAMAGTMRALIHKAVDFAANRTQFGEKIHTFGGIQEKLARMALLHYVTESMAYMISANMDRGASDFQIEAAISKIFGSEAAWSVSDECIQTMGGMGFMKEGGVEQVMRDLRIFRIFEGTNDILRLFIALYGFQNAGNQLRGLQQAIKNPFGNAGLLVSEAGKRVRRKAGLGTGITLKGVVHPSLESSSEQAVQAIDLFAAVIENQLLKHGKKVVEEQFMLKQIADSAMDIYAMVVVLSR